The genome window CAAAAAATGCGTAATTAAATGCATTCCTAACAGATACATCTGAAAAATTCCCCAAATACCCTTCTTTTACAGTATCGATATATTCATTATCAGTTATATCTTTTTTGACATTATACACACATCCGACAAGTAGCCCCATACAAACAACACAAATAAATACTCTTACATGATTTCCTAAACTCAAATGTCATCACGCCCCTTTACGCAAAAAACACAATCACCTACATAATACATTAAAATTTGTACATAAAGTAGAATATTTTAGATTTTTACAGAATTTAAAAATATCAAAAAAGCTTAAATCCTCAAAATTAATAGAAAAATATAATTTAAGCTATTTACAGTTACTTTTCATTTCGCTACTATCAGATTATTATTATAGAAAAGAGATGACCTGCTGTGCCTTTTGATTTAGATGTAAACATTTTACTCATTCTTATCTTTTTTGGCTTTCTAGCCGCATTTATCGATTCTGTTGTAGGAGGCGGCGGGCTTATTTCATTACCAGCTCTTATGTTTGTTGGACTTCCACCGTCTGCAGCCGTGGCAACAAATAAATTAGCAGGCACTATGGGGTCATTAACAAGTACTGTGACATTTTATAGCTCTGGAAAATTAGATATTAAATCTGTTTATAAATTGTTCCCTTTTGTTTTTATAGGTTCAATGTTTGGTGCATGGATTGTCCATCTTATGGATCCTAGCGTTCTAAAACCGCTAATGCTTGTCATGCTAGCAGCCGTGGCTATTTACACTATTTTCAAAAAAGACTGGGGTAGCATTTCTACCTATAAAAAATTAACACCTAAACGTTACGCACTTTTTGTGATGATCATTACCTTAATTGGCTTCTATGATGGCTTTTTAGGGCCAGGGACAGGCTCATTTCTACTATTCGCCTTTTTAATAGTTGGCTTTGACTTTTTAAAATCAGCAGGCAATGCCAAATTCTTAAATTTTGGAAGTAATATCGCAGCCCTTCTTATGTTTATATACTTAGGGCAAATAAATTATGCCTATGGTTTGCCAATGGGACTTGCACAAATCGCTGGAGCAATTGTTGGTTCTAAATTTGCCATTAAACGTGGTAGCGGGTATGTACGTAATTTATTTATCGTTGTGACAATCCTATTACTTTTGAAAAATACATATGACTATTTTTCATAATTGATTTGTTATATCTTTAAAAACCAAATTAAGCGATGCAATTATATTGATTGCATCGCTTAATTTGGTTTGTATGTTGTTTTAGTGTGACACTACTTTACAATCAAAGTAGTCAATTCTCAATTTGAGTATAGATTTGAATATGCCACTCCCTTTTTAGCCTTTTTCTAGCCTAAAATTCTTAGGAAAAGTTTCGTTGCAGTCAAATAAGTTTAAGGATATTTTTTTCGATTGCTCTTCCGCCTATTCAGATGCTCTTCCTTCTCCAAATAACACCGTTGCAACATCATTTCCAATTGTAACCAAATTACTCTTTCCCCTTTCTAAACAATTGTAAAAGGTATATAATTTGCTATGTTTTTCACCAACATAAAATATACAGCAAAGCATTATGGTGGGAGACTTATTGCCCGTTAATACGGGATAAAGTGAAACTTTAATCAGTGGAGGTTTCTTCATTCCCACTGATCTTCACCAATAGGGATTTTACAGTTTTTCTTTCACCTTATTCTTCGCTTTCACTTAAAGGGAGACCTACTACCCGTTAATGCGGGATAAATTACTATAAACCTATTACTTGTCTTTGATGTTAACAAAATAAGATAAGTTTTTTTATTGCTTTCAACTTTTTTTCCCCTTTCACACGTCTAGTAGTTGTATACAATTTGAAAATGTTAAAAAGGAGCTTCTTTGGACATGAAAACAAGAAATGCATTTCAACATGAAGAGGTGTTTGTCCAGTTTATTCGTGAACAGAAAGAACGTTTTTATTTGCTCGCGTATACCTATACGAAAAATGAACAGGACGCACTTGATGTTGTACAAGACAGTATTCAAAAAGCAATGCTTTCTCTCGATCGACTAGAAAATGTCGAGTATATGAAAAGCTGGTTTTATAAAATCGTCGTACGTACAGCCATTGATTTTTTACGTAAGCATAAACGCTTACAGGTGACAGACGATGATACATTGCAATATTTAACACCTGCACAAGAGGACGTCTACGAAAACGTGGATTTAGAGCATGCATTAGACGAATTACCTCTAATGTATCGAGAAGTTGTCATTTTACATTATTTTGAAGATTTAAAGCTCGCTGATGTTGCCAATATCCTTAACATTAAGCTGAGTACCGCTAAATCGCGTCTTTACAAAGCGTTAAAGCTATTGAAAATACAATTGCAAGATGCGAAGGGAGAAACAGCACATGGATGAAAAATTAAAAGAATTAGAAAAACAATATAATGAGGTACCCATTCCAAAGGAGCTCGATTTTGTGGTTGAAAACGCATTAAAGCAAGGCAAAAAGAAAAGAAAAAAACGTGTACCACAATGGTTACTTGGATCTGCAGCGGCTGCAATGCTTTTTACAGCTGGTTTAAATGTGAGTCCTGCCATGGCACGAACACTTTCAGAAATACCTGTTGTTGGCAGTGTCGTAAAAGTCTTAACTTGGACTGAATATGAAGTAAAAGAAGAGACATATGACGCAAACATTAAAGTACCTTCTATCGAAAACCTAGAAAATAAAGATCTTGCTAATACTTTAAATGAGAAATACCGTTCAGAAGGTAAAGCTCTTTATAATGACTTTATTACAGAAGTTGGTGATTTAAAGGCTAACGGTGGTGGCCATTTAGGCGTAGATAGTGGCTACGAAGTAAAAACAGATAATGACCAAATCTTGTCGATTGGTCGTTACACTGTCAATACAGTTGCATCCTCTTCTACAGTTATGCACTACGATACAATTGATAAACAAAATGAAATTTTAATTACACTGCCAATGCTATTTAAAGACGATAGTTATATTAAAACTGTCAGTGAAAACATTATTGAACAGATGCGTAATCAAGCTGCTTCCGACTCAGATAAAGTGTACTGGGTAAAAGGCGGAGGTCTTCCTGATGAAGAGGTTATTGACGGATTTACAGCTATTCACGCAGACCAGCAATTTTATATTTCTGATAAAGGGAAACTTGTGATCTCCTTCGATAAATATGAAGTAGCACCTGGCTATATGGGCTTACTGGAATTCGAAATCCCAACCGATGTCCTAAAAAATGATCTTGTAAGTTCTAAATATATTCATTAATTATTTGCTAATAATATAATTCCAAAATATGAGGTATTTGACGATTAAATTGTCAAATACCTCGTTTTTTTTTATAAGATTTCTTCTTTTAGAGGGATCTGTCAATGCTTATAATCCTCTCACTTTTTGTCTAAGCTAAAATGTATCAATTAACGTTAGAGGGTTTTCATATGAAAGGTCTAGGATCAATTAGTATTTTACATGTCGTTTTCTTATCCATGACTGTTATTGGCTTAAAAAACCATGTGACAATTATTCCACCGCTACTAGATGTTGCAGAGAGAGATGGCTGGGTATCTGTGATAATGGCCACAGTTATTATATTTTTTTGGCTATTCCTTTTAGTTTATATTCAAAAAAAGACAAATATGGAACCTATTAGGGACTGGTTAGATGCAAAAATTGGAAAAATAGGCTCTACCATTATCATTTACATTATAGCTATATATCTACTCATTCTCGCTGCCTTTACGATGGTTGAAACACTGCAATGGGTAAACACAACGTTTTTACCTCAAACTCCAGTCATTATATTATTACTCATTTATACAATTCTTTGTATGTTACTCGTTACAACAAGCTTACAAACCATTGTTATTTTAAATGTTTTTGTATTATTTGGTGTAGTAGTCTTTGGATTTTTTGTAGCATTTACAAATATACAGGTAAAAGATTACGAGTTATTACGTCCGTTTTTTGAACATGGATTCAAACCTGTTGTGAAAGGGATGATTTACCCGGCATCAGGATTTATTGAACTATTAATGCTTTTATTTTTACAGCACCAATTCAAAGAGCGTCTTCGTTGGTATCATTTTGGCATCATACTTTTCATTTTAATGGGGCTTACTTTAGGTCCACTCATGGGCGCAATTGCAGAATTTGGTCCAACCGAAGCTGCAAAGCAAAGATATCCTGCCTACGAGGAATGGGGACTAGTATCGATAGGTCGCTATATTGAGCATCTTGACTTTTTCTCTATTTACCAATGGCTTACCGGAACATTTATACGAGTTAGCTTCATCTTATATGTTATAGCGGATTTATTGAAAATGACTGGGGATCCAAAACGAATTTGGAAAATGCTTGCTCCCCCCTTCTTTCTACTTTGTCTGCCGCTAATTATTTTAAATGAAAAACATATTTTTTTGAAGGTGAAAGGGAACTATATATTAACAGCTACTTTTTATTTTCTTTTTTTTTTTGTCAATTTTTTTCGTAATAGTAGCTTCCTTTTCAGATAAATCTTCTAAAAAAGGAAAACCTGAAAAACAAGAAATGGAAAGTGGTGAATCATAATGCCTCAGCAGGAAAACGCTATAGACCTAAACACCTTAAAAAAACTATTTCAAAAATCAGCAGATATTCAATTTCAGGAATATACATTTAATCAAAAAAAGGTTCATTTCATTACCTGTGATGCAATGATAGACCAGCTACTGCTCAATGAGGTCATTATTCGGCGTGTTCAATTTCTTTATGACCATTTAGCTGATACATCCTTAGAAGAAAATATTACAAATCAACTTCATATCCCTACTCTTCAAAAAATCAAAGATAAAGAAGAAGCCATTACCTTTGTATATACTGGTTTCCTACTGCTTTATTTTGAAGAGGAAGAGCTTTTATATGCTAGTAATATTGCTAAAAAACCTAATCGAAATCCTGAAGAAACGAGAATGGAGGTTCTCGTTAAAGGGCCAAGGGATAACTTTATTGAAGACATCCGCGTCAACATTGCACTACTGCGAAAACGTTTACCTACGAACTCATTTTGTGTAGAAAAAGTGGAGTTAGGTAAACGTTCAAAAACAACCGTGGCTATTCTTTATTTTGACGATATTGTCGATATGGATATTTTACACGGAATTAAAAAGCAACTGGCAGCTGTAGATACAGATATTGTCTTTAGTGGAGATGTCTTAATGGAACGAATTAATAAAAACTCCAAGCTTTTCCCGAAATTCGATTACACCGGGCGACCCGATTATGCTATTCAGGCACTAATTAGAGGACGTTTTCTCATTTTCGTCGACGGTGTAGCATATGGCGTCATCACACCTGTGAATTTATTTTTATTATTAAAATCCGCGGAGGATAATGAATATCCTATCGTTTTCAGTTCTATAGAACGGATTTTGAGGATTCTTGGCATTTTAATTGGTTTGCTGTTGCCTGCATTTTGGCTTTCCCTAACGACTTATCATCAAAATCAACTACCATTCCAGCTTTTAGCAACCGTTGTCCAAGCCAAAACAGGTCTACCTCTCCCCTCCTCTCTCGAAATGCTACTAATGCTACTAATGTTTGAATTGTTTCGTGAAGCTGGCTTACGTCTGCCTTCTGTTATTGGAGGTACGATAAGTGTTGTTGGAGGTTTAATTATTGGTGATGCAGCCATTCGCGCAGGTGTGACAAGTCCAGAAATGATTGTAGTTATTGCGATCTCTACAATCGCATCATTTACTCTTGTTAACCAATCTCTTGTCACAACCATCAGTATATTGCGAATTACTTTCATTCTTGCCAGTGCTTTTTTTGGTTTATTTGGATTTTTTGTATCACTATACCTTACACTTCTTTACTTATGTAATATCCGAATCTATGGTTACTCTTACATGAATCTTGCAACAGATTTAAATTGGTCAACTATTAAAAAATCGATCTTCCGCTTATCACCAAAAGGCTACACTGAGCGTAATAAAGCACTTGCACCCCAAGATTACACTCGTACTTCTAAGAGTAAGGAACAGAAATGAAGAGAAATATTATTTTACTATCAAGCTTAGCTACTTCACTGCTTCTTTCAGGATGTTGGGATATTACGGAACCCCAAAGAATGGATTATGTTCATGGCATAGGTATAGATTATAAAGATGGTCAATATGAAATCTATATGCAATTAATTAACTTCGCCAATATTGCAAAATCTGAAAGGCTTAATCCTCAAGCAACACAGGCAGAGGTTGGACATTCTCAAGGAAAAACAATGGAAGAAGCAATTTTTAAATTATATCGATCCATCGACCAAAAAGTGTTTTGGGGGCATATGACTTACCTTATTTTCTCTGAAGAAGCAATGAAAAATGAAAATACCATCGCCATTATCGACAGTTTTTTGCGGCATAGTGAAACAAGGTATCAAATTTGGATCTATTGTACAAAGGATCCTATTCAAGACATCCTTCTTACAACGCCGATTTTGAATAAATCTCTTACATCGTCAAAGTTAAGTAATCCTTTAAATTCAAAAGAGCAAGAAACATTCATTGAGCCCGTTAATTTACGAAACTTAGTTATTGGCTTAAATGAACCAAGTCACGAAATTGGCATTCCTTATGTAAACATCAATAAAAACTGGGAAACGACAAATCGGCCAGCACAGGATATTGCTTTAATGGGGGTCGGGGTGCTATCTAAAAATGGATTTAAAGGCTTTATTGAAAATGAAGCTGCAAAAGGCATGCAATGGATGAATAATAGAACGCACAGAGGTGAATTAACCTTTAAGCTAGATGGTAACGAAAGTGATTATTTAACGACAACAATGAAAAAAATAAAGGTAAATATCAAACCACTTGTTAAAAATGATCAAGTAACATTTGAGGTAGATGTAAAATTAGATGCAACCCTAAATGGTTTCAAAACTAACGTTTCAGCAGAGGAAATAAGAAAAAAAATAATAAAAGAAGTGAAAAAAGAAATTAGAACAACGTATGAAGAAGCATTAGCGAAAGATATGGATATATATCGCCTTTCTGAACATCTATATCGAAAAAATGTGAAAGTATGGAGAAAATTAGAGAAGGATGGGAAAATCCCATTAACACCTAATTCCATTAGTAAATTAGAAATAGACGTTAACAATGTAAATCCTGGCCGAAAAACATTTGTAGAGACAATTAAAGAATAATCTAAGAAAAATCCCTCAAATTACATTACTATTTTGAGGGGATTTTTCAATCCGTTCGTCTTTAGTTTACTTCAACATACTCCTGCCTGGATGGCTCTTCTTGTCCCTTACGAAATTGAATATGATGGAGTTTAGCGAAAATTCCATTTTGTGCAACAAGCTCATCATAAGTTCCATCTTCTTCAATACCATTTGGTGTGACTACTAAGACTCGATCAGCATTGCGGATGGTTGCAAGTCGGTGAGCAATAACAAGGGTTGTTCGATTCTCCGCAAGCTCTGTTAATGACTGTTGGATAATCATCTCTGTTTCTGTATC of Lysinibacillus agricola contains these proteins:
- a CDS encoding endospore germination permease, whose protein sequence is MKGLGSISILHVVFLSMTVIGLKNHVTIIPPLLDVAERDGWVSVIMATVIIFFWLFLLVYIQKKTNMEPIRDWLDAKIGKIGSTIIIYIIAIYLLILAAFTMVETLQWVNTTFLPQTPVIILLLIYTILCMLLVTTSLQTIVILNVFVLFGVVVFGFFVAFTNIQVKDYELLRPFFEHGFKPVVKGMIYPASGFIELLMLLFLQHQFKERLRWYHFGIILFILMGLTLGPLMGAIAEFGPTEAAKQRYPAYEEWGLVSIGRYIEHLDFFSIYQWLTGTFIRVSFILYVIADLLKMTGDPKRIWKMLAPPFFLLCLPLIILNEKHIFLKVKGNYILTATFYFLFFFVNFFRNSSFLFR
- a CDS encoding sigma-70 family RNA polymerase sigma factor; this translates as MKTRNAFQHEEVFVQFIREQKERFYLLAYTYTKNEQDALDVVQDSIQKAMLSLDRLENVEYMKSWFYKIVVRTAIDFLRKHKRLQVTDDDTLQYLTPAQEDVYENVDLEHALDELPLMYREVVILHYFEDLKLADVANILNIKLSTAKSRLYKALKLLKIQLQDAKGETAHG
- a CDS encoding Ger(x)C family spore germination protein — protein: MKRNIILLSSLATSLLLSGCWDITEPQRMDYVHGIGIDYKDGQYEIYMQLINFANIAKSERLNPQATQAEVGHSQGKTMEEAIFKLYRSIDQKVFWGHMTYLIFSEEAMKNENTIAIIDSFLRHSETRYQIWIYCTKDPIQDILLTTPILNKSLTSSKLSNPLNSKEQETFIEPVNLRNLVIGLNEPSHEIGIPYVNINKNWETTNRPAQDIALMGVGVLSKNGFKGFIENEAAKGMQWMNNRTHRGELTFKLDGNESDYLTTTMKKIKVNIKPLVKNDQVTFEVDVKLDATLNGFKTNVSAEEIRKKIIKEVKKEIRTTYEEALAKDMDIYRLSEHLYRKNVKVWRKLEKDGKIPLTPNSISKLEIDVNNVNPGRKTFVETIKE
- a CDS encoding spore germination protein, with translation MPQQENAIDLNTLKKLFQKSADIQFQEYTFNQKKVHFITCDAMIDQLLLNEVIIRRVQFLYDHLADTSLEENITNQLHIPTLQKIKDKEEAITFVYTGFLLLYFEEEELLYASNIAKKPNRNPEETRMEVLVKGPRDNFIEDIRVNIALLRKRLPTNSFCVEKVELGKRSKTTVAILYFDDIVDMDILHGIKKQLAAVDTDIVFSGDVLMERINKNSKLFPKFDYTGRPDYAIQALIRGRFLIFVDGVAYGVITPVNLFLLLKSAEDNEYPIVFSSIERILRILGILIGLLLPAFWLSLTTYHQNQLPFQLLATVVQAKTGLPLPSSLEMLLMLLMFELFREAGLRLPSVIGGTISVVGGLIIGDAAIRAGVTSPEMIVVIAISTIASFTLVNQSLVTTISILRITFILASAFFGLFGFFVSLYLTLLYLCNIRIYGYSYMNLATDLNWSTIKKSIFRLSPKGYTERNKALAPQDYTRTSKSKEQK
- a CDS encoding DUF3298 and DUF4163 domain-containing protein, which translates into the protein MDEKLKELEKQYNEVPIPKELDFVVENALKQGKKKRKKRVPQWLLGSAAAAMLFTAGLNVSPAMARTLSEIPVVGSVVKVLTWTEYEVKEETYDANIKVPSIENLENKDLANTLNEKYRSEGKALYNDFITEVGDLKANGGGHLGVDSGYEVKTDNDQILSIGRYTVNTVASSSTVMHYDTIDKQNEILITLPMLFKDDSYIKTVSENIIEQMRNQAASDSDKVYWVKGGGLPDEEVIDGFTAIHADQQFYISDKGKLVISFDKYEVAPGYMGLLEFEIPTDVLKNDLVSSKYIH
- a CDS encoding TSUP family transporter, translating into MPFDLDVNILLILIFFGFLAAFIDSVVGGGGLISLPALMFVGLPPSAAVATNKLAGTMGSLTSTVTFYSSGKLDIKSVYKLFPFVFIGSMFGAWIVHLMDPSVLKPLMLVMLAAVAIYTIFKKDWGSISTYKKLTPKRYALFVMIITLIGFYDGFLGPGTGSFLLFAFLIVGFDFLKSAGNAKFLNFGSNIAALLMFIYLGQINYAYGLPMGLAQIAGAIVGSKFAIKRGSGYVRNLFIVVTILLLLKNTYDYFS